The proteins below come from a single Rosa rugosa chromosome 2, drRosRugo1.1, whole genome shotgun sequence genomic window:
- the LOC133730321 gene encoding F-box protein CPR1-like → MIDHFPPVICQEILFRLSPKCLIKCTLVSKSWRSMIKNQNFIRGHLSFNNRCGTPLLLLHCITRDSCHTYGYKVFINEDTPRHELYSLRHDNSAFHEYWAGGNIFVICNPLIRKLVTLPEPNISFESNNNATIGFGFDAATNDYKVVRLVPDDPKRKTFAEVYSLARGTWTDPRHVAGVSEMHACTPQAFVNGTLHWQAVRGPNGAGYHFILTFDVGSESFSEIMMPESFTSSMLMRFQSQLSVTGDGKSIALFSRCPDFFIPANGVLDIWVMKEYGMPESWTKLAAFRGIGPERSVLPKALGFMKTGKLVLELVNEDVCRWFWLYTCPGHGLFSMDLVSQNFNYLGISGYKYNTIDSYEKSLVLLDVDNAVSY, encoded by the exons ATGATTGACCATTTCCCTCCGGTAATCTGTCAAGAAATCCTCTTTAGACTGTCCCCGAAGTGTTTGATTAAATGCACCTTGGTAAGCAAGTCATGGAGATCTATGattaaaaatcaaaacttcattCGCGGCCACCTCAGTTTCAATAACCGGTGTGGCACTCCCCTTCTACTACTCCACTGTATTACAAGAGATAGTTGCCACACCTATGGCTACAAAGTTTTCATAAATGAGGACACACCAAGGCATGAGCTTTACTCTTTGCGTCATGATAACTCTGCTTTTCATGAGTACT GGGCAGGAGGTAACATCTTCGTTATATGCAACCCGCTAATAAGAAAGTTAGTGACCCTTCCCGAGCCTAACATTAGTTTCGAAAGTAATAATAATGCTACTATTGGGTTCGGGTTTGATGCCGCGACCAATGACTATAAGGTTGTGAGACTTGTCCCTGATGATCCAAAAAGGAAAACTTTCGCTGAGGTTTATTCACTAGCTAGGGGCACATGGACCGATCCACGTCATGTTGCTGGTGTATCGGAAATGCATGCATGCACACCCCAGGCTTTTGTTAATGGGACTCTTCATTGGCAGGCAGTACGTGGGCCAAATGGTGCTGGTTACCACTTCATTTTGACATTTGATGTGGGCAGCGAATCATTTTCTGAGATAATGATGCCAGAGAGTTTCACATCGAGCATGTTGATGAGATTTCAATCTCAACTGTCTGTTACAGGAGATGGGAAATCCATTGCTTTATTCTCGAGGTGCCCTGACTTTTTCATTCCGGCCAATGGTGTACTTGATATATGGGTAATGAAAGAGTATGGCATGCCTGAGTCTTGGACAAAATTGGCAGCTTTCCGGGGAATAGGTCCAGAACGAAGTGTGCTCCCCAAGGCATTAGGTTTTATGAAAACCGGTAAACTAGTGTTGGAACTAGTTAATGAAGATGTCTGCCGCTGGTTTTGGCTTTATACCTGTCCTGGGCATGGGTTATTCTCCATGGATCTTGTGAGCCAAAATTTTAACTACCTTGGCATTTCTGGATACAAGTATAACACCATCGATTCTTATGAAAAGAGCCTCGTCTTACTCGACGTGGACAATGCAGTTTCTTACTAA
- the LOC133731665 gene encoding F-box protein CPR1-like isoform X1 → MSSEIRTRAQRLSVSLCMCENCSKKFESEAKFDTFPLEIRQDIFLRLPIKSLIRCTAVRKSWRSVIKNPSFIRTHLRGTRNSNEQNDTQPLLIHGLAKKAFSFDDIYSEDEIQELYSLHYDNPAFDEHRKVGVPTGGLANPCFRVVGTCNGLVCLVDDLGSYTNTYILSNPSIRKSVALPGPNVTYCTHGGYEASVGFGFDAMTNDYKVVRLVTLLDEHPRHAPCQTVVEVFSLATGSWSILPDVAPQFQMDARTPQAFVNGALHWHAKRQKEDDFYYFILIFDVGRGLFRETMVPESLKCDTRLTLQLSVSGDGESIALFSMYSGYFCADPFVDIWVMNEYCIHESWTKLIRLHPHGVRHEFLSLSSLLPKALCFRKSSEVVVSKRSDIYSCSRHTSCLGRELFSVDLGSQQFKSLGICGYSYYTAHSYQESLVLLDMDNAVCY, encoded by the exons ATGTCGAg TGAAATTAGAACAAGAGCACAAAGATTATCTGTCTCACTCTGTATGTGTGAAAATTGCAGCAAGAAATTTGAATCTGAAGCAAAGTTTGACACTTTTCCTCTGGAAATCCGTCAAGATATCTTTCTTAGACTACCCATTAAGTCTTTGATCAGATGCACAGCTGTGCGCAAGTCATGGAGATCAGTCATAAAAAACCCAAGCTTTATTCGCACCCACCTCCGCGGGACACGCAATTCTAATGAACAAAATGATACTCAACCCTTATTGATCCACGGTTTGGCTAAAAAAGCTTTTAGCTTTGATGACATCTATAGTGAGGATGAAATACAGGAGCTCTACTCTTTGCATTATGATAACCCCGCGTTTGATGAGCACCGCAAGGTTGGAGTTCCAACTGGTGGGTTGGCGAATCCATGTTTCCGTGTTGTTGGCACTTGTAATGGACTGGTTTGCCTTGTAGATGATTTAGGGTCATATACGAACACCTACATATTATCAAATCCATCTATAAGAAAGTCTGTGGCCCTTCCCGGGCCTAATGTTACATATTGCACTCATGGTGGGTATGAAGCTTCTGTTGGGTTCGGTTTTGATGCTATGACCAACGACTATAAGGTTGTGAGGCTTGTCACTCTTTTGGATGAACATCCCCGACATGCCCCTTGTCAAACTGTAGTTGAGGTTTTTTCACTAGCCACGGGCTCTTGGAGCATTCTACCTGATGTTGCACCTCAATTTCAAATGGATGCACGCACTCCCCAGGCTTTTGTTAATGGGGCTCTTCATTGGCACGCAAAGCGGCAGAAAGAAGATGATTTTTACTATTTCATTTTGATATTTGATGTGGGAAGGGGATTATTTCGCGAGACCATGGTGCCAGAGAGTTTGAAATGCGATACTCGATTAACATTGCAATTGTCTGTTTCTGGAGATGGGGAGTCCATTGCTCTGTTCAGCATGTATTCTGGTTATTTTTGTGCCGATCCTTTTGTTGATATCTGGGTAATGAATGAATATTGCATCCATGAGTCCTGGACCAAATTGATTCGACTCCATCCACACGGGGTACGACATGAATTTCTCTCCTTAAGTAGTTTGCTCCCCAAAGCATTATGTTTCAGGAAAAGCAGTGAAGTAGTAGTGTCCAAACGAAGTGATATATACTCCTGTTCCAGGCATACTTCTTGTCTTGGGCGTGAACTATTTTCGGTAGACCTTGGGAGCCAACAATTTAAAAGTCTTGGGATTTGTGGATATAGTTATTACACTGCCCATTCTTATCAAGAGAGCCTCGTCTTACTGGACATGGACAATGCAGTTTGCTATTGA
- the LOC133731665 gene encoding F-box protein CPR1-like isoform X2: MSSKKFESEAKFDTFPLEIRQDIFLRLPIKSLIRCTAVRKSWRSVIKNPSFIRTHLRGTRNSNEQNDTQPLLIHGLAKKAFSFDDIYSEDEIQELYSLHYDNPAFDEHRKVGVPTGGLANPCFRVVGTCNGLVCLVDDLGSYTNTYILSNPSIRKSVALPGPNVTYCTHGGYEASVGFGFDAMTNDYKVVRLVTLLDEHPRHAPCQTVVEVFSLATGSWSILPDVAPQFQMDARTPQAFVNGALHWHAKRQKEDDFYYFILIFDVGRGLFRETMVPESLKCDTRLTLQLSVSGDGESIALFSMYSGYFCADPFVDIWVMNEYCIHESWTKLIRLHPHGVRHEFLSLSSLLPKALCFRKSSEVVVSKRSDIYSCSRHTSCLGRELFSVDLGSQQFKSLGICGYSYYTAHSYQESLVLLDMDNAVCY; the protein is encoded by the exons ATGTCGAg CAAGAAATTTGAATCTGAAGCAAAGTTTGACACTTTTCCTCTGGAAATCCGTCAAGATATCTTTCTTAGACTACCCATTAAGTCTTTGATCAGATGCACAGCTGTGCGCAAGTCATGGAGATCAGTCATAAAAAACCCAAGCTTTATTCGCACCCACCTCCGCGGGACACGCAATTCTAATGAACAAAATGATACTCAACCCTTATTGATCCACGGTTTGGCTAAAAAAGCTTTTAGCTTTGATGACATCTATAGTGAGGATGAAATACAGGAGCTCTACTCTTTGCATTATGATAACCCCGCGTTTGATGAGCACCGCAAGGTTGGAGTTCCAACTGGTGGGTTGGCGAATCCATGTTTCCGTGTTGTTGGCACTTGTAATGGACTGGTTTGCCTTGTAGATGATTTAGGGTCATATACGAACACCTACATATTATCAAATCCATCTATAAGAAAGTCTGTGGCCCTTCCCGGGCCTAATGTTACATATTGCACTCATGGTGGGTATGAAGCTTCTGTTGGGTTCGGTTTTGATGCTATGACCAACGACTATAAGGTTGTGAGGCTTGTCACTCTTTTGGATGAACATCCCCGACATGCCCCTTGTCAAACTGTAGTTGAGGTTTTTTCACTAGCCACGGGCTCTTGGAGCATTCTACCTGATGTTGCACCTCAATTTCAAATGGATGCACGCACTCCCCAGGCTTTTGTTAATGGGGCTCTTCATTGGCACGCAAAGCGGCAGAAAGAAGATGATTTTTACTATTTCATTTTGATATTTGATGTGGGAAGGGGATTATTTCGCGAGACCATGGTGCCAGAGAGTTTGAAATGCGATACTCGATTAACATTGCAATTGTCTGTTTCTGGAGATGGGGAGTCCATTGCTCTGTTCAGCATGTATTCTGGTTATTTTTGTGCCGATCCTTTTGTTGATATCTGGGTAATGAATGAATATTGCATCCATGAGTCCTGGACCAAATTGATTCGACTCCATCCACACGGGGTACGACATGAATTTCTCTCCTTAAGTAGTTTGCTCCCCAAAGCATTATGTTTCAGGAAAAGCAGTGAAGTAGTAGTGTCCAAACGAAGTGATATATACTCCTGTTCCAGGCATACTTCTTGTCTTGGGCGTGAACTATTTTCGGTAGACCTTGGGAGCCAACAATTTAAAAGTCTTGGGATTTGTGGATATAGTTATTACACTGCCCATTCTTATCAAGAGAGCCTCGTCTTACTGGACATGGACAATGCAGTTTGCTATTGA
- the LOC133730322 gene encoding putative pentatricopeptide repeat-containing protein At1g12700, mitochondrial, whose translation MGKTSSCSCSNSYFSSITRGMPFLQYSTPLVALFHSTHLETPSPDLCKDTLVDQASNLFTYSSLMDGYCLQGEMDEAKQIFDLMVSKGSMVDVQSCSILINGYCKGKKIDQANKIFKEMRRMELVPNTVTYTTLIDGVCKVGRIQEAEKLFSQMQGCGQHPNVQTYAVLLDALCSNQQLPKAIELLTEMKDKKLELDIVIYNIIIEGLCKAGEVQSAKDLFCGLSSKGVPPDVRTYTIMISGLCKGGLLSEAENLIRGMEQKGSSPNDCTYNTIIRGFINNNETSRATRLIQEMLERGFSADASTMELIVDLLSKDKVDPGLLALLKDSL comes from the exons ATGGGCAAAAcgtcttcttgttcttgttctaaTTCTTATTTCAGCAGCATCACAAGAGGTATGCCATTTCTTCAGTACTCTACTCCTCTTGTTGCTCTGTTTCATTCTACTCATCTAGAGACACCCAGCCCAGA TCTCTGTAAGGATACACTAGTTGATCAAGCATCGAACCTCTTCACATACAGTTCCCTTATGGATGGTTACTGTTTGCAGGGAGAAATGGACGAGGCAAAACAAATTTTTGATCTAATGGTTAGCAAGGGCTCCATGGTTGATGTTCAGAGTTGTAGCATATTGATTAACGGATATTGCAAGGGTAAAAAGATCGATCAGGCTAACAAGATTTTCAAGGAAATGCGTCGTATGGAACTTGTTCCTAATACCGTTACTTATACAACTCTTATTGATGGTGTTTGCAAAGTGGGGAGGATACAAGAAGCAGAAAAGCTCTTCTCTCAGATGCAAGGCTGTGGCCAACATCCAAATGTTCAAACTTATGCTGTTTTACTTGATGCCTTATGTAGCAACCAGCAACTTCCTAAGGCAATAGAATTGCTTACAGAGATGAAGGACAAGAAGTTGGAACTAGATATTGTAATCTACAATATTATTATTGAAGGTTTGTGCAAAGCTGGAGAAGTTCAGTCTGCAAAAGATCTCTTCTGTGGTTTATCATCAAAAGGAGTTCCGCCAGATGTAAGGACATATACAATAATGATTAGTGGACTTTGCAAAGGAGGCCTATTAAGTGAAGCAGAAAATTTGATTAGAGGAATGGAACAAAAAGGCTCTTCTCCAAATGATTGTACCTATAACACAATTATCCGAGGTTTTATCAATAACAATGAGACATCAAGGGCTACGAGACTTATTCAAGAAATGCTTGAGAGGGGTTTCTCTGCAGATGCGTCAACTATGGAATTGATTGTTGATTTACTGTCAAAGGATAAAGTAGATCCTGGTTTATTAGCATTGCTTAAAGATTCACTCTGA